The Terriglobia bacterium genome includes a window with the following:
- the thrS gene encoding threonine--tRNA ligase has product MINITLPDGSQRQFENPVTVGDVAASIGAGLAKAALAGKVGDKLVDTSYRIDHDASLAIITEKSPEALDILRHSTAHLLAQATQRLFPDTQVTIGPVVENGFYYDFARKTPFTPEDLDKIEAEMKKIVGESLPVERRVMRKDDAIKFFKDKGEVYKAQIIDEIIPPGEEISLYGQGDWVDLCRGPHVPNTNKLRAFKLMKVAGAYWRGDSNNEMLQRVYGTAWLNDKDLKAYLTQLEEAEKRDHRKLAKQLDLFHLQEEAPGLIFWHPKGWSIWQVVEQYMRRVYRETGYGEVKAPQVLDVALWKKSGHWDNYKDNMFFTESEKRTYALKPMNCPGHVQIFNHGLHSYRDLPIRYGEFGGCHRNEPSGALHGILRVRGFTQDDAHIFCTTDQIVDEVVACIDFAKAVLDTFGFDKFQVELSTWDPNDKKNYAGSDDQWKLAEHSLEIALKRRNIEYKTIPGEAAFYGPKIDVKLVDAIGRLWQLSTVQFDFNLPARFGLEYVGEDGQRHQPVMVHRALYGSVERFFGVLIEHYAGAFPLWLSPVQVAIVPIAERHAEYANKVAAELRGAGIRVEVDARNEKMNAKIREFALQKIPFILVVGDKEAESGQVNVRVRGQEKAEGTVSTVDFVERVKRLDQSKSTGLI; this is encoded by the coding sequence ATGATCAATATCACTCTTCCCGACGGCAGCCAACGCCAATTCGAAAATCCTGTGACGGTGGGCGACGTTGCCGCCTCCATCGGCGCGGGCCTCGCCAAGGCCGCGCTGGCCGGCAAGGTCGGCGACAAACTCGTCGACACGAGTTACCGCATCGACCACGACGCAAGCCTCGCCATCATCACGGAAAAAAGTCCCGAAGCGCTCGACATCCTGCGCCACTCCACCGCGCACCTGCTCGCGCAGGCGACGCAGCGGCTGTTTCCGGACACGCAGGTCACGATCGGCCCGGTGGTCGAAAACGGGTTCTATTACGACTTCGCGCGCAAGACGCCATTCACGCCGGAAGATCTCGACAAGATCGAGGCCGAGATGAAGAAGATCGTCGGCGAGTCGCTCCCGGTCGAGCGCCGCGTGATGCGCAAGGACGACGCGATCAAGTTCTTCAAGGACAAGGGCGAGGTCTACAAGGCGCAGATCATCGACGAGATCATTCCGCCGGGCGAGGAAATCTCGCTGTACGGGCAGGGCGACTGGGTGGACCTGTGCCGCGGCCCGCACGTACCGAACACGAACAAGCTGCGCGCGTTCAAGCTGATGAAGGTGGCTGGCGCCTACTGGCGCGGCGACTCGAACAACGAGATGCTGCAGCGCGTCTATGGCACCGCGTGGCTCAACGACAAGGATTTGAAGGCATATTTGACCCAACTCGAAGAAGCCGAGAAGCGCGACCATCGCAAGCTGGCCAAGCAGCTCGATCTGTTCCATCTGCAGGAAGAAGCGCCGGGCCTCATTTTCTGGCATCCCAAGGGCTGGTCGATCTGGCAGGTGGTCGAGCAATACATGCGCCGCGTGTACCGCGAAACCGGCTACGGCGAGGTGAAGGCACCGCAGGTGCTCGACGTCGCGCTGTGGAAGAAGTCGGGCCACTGGGACAACTACAAGGACAACATGTTCTTCACCGAATCGGAGAAGCGCACCTATGCGCTGAAACCGATGAACTGTCCCGGCCACGTGCAGATTTTCAACCATGGCCTGCACAGCTACCGCGACCTCCCCATCCGCTACGGCGAATTCGGCGGCTGCCATCGCAACGAGCCTTCGGGCGCATTGCACGGCATCCTGCGCGTGCGCGGCTTCACCCAGGACGACGCGCATATCTTCTGCACCACCGACCAGATCGTCGACGAGGTCGTGGCGTGCATCGACTTCGCGAAGGCGGTGCTCGATACCTTCGGCTTCGACAAATTCCAGGTGGAACTCTCGACCTGGGATCCAAACGACAAGAAAAACTATGCGGGCTCGGACGATCAGTGGAAGCTCGCCGAGCATTCGCTCGAAATCGCGCTGAAGCGGCGGAATATCGAGTACAAGACGATCCCCGGCGAAGCGGCATTCTACGGACCGAAAATCGACGTCAAACTGGTCGATGCGATCGGACGCCTGTGGCAGCTCTCGACCGTTCAGTTCGACTTCAACCTCCCGGCGCGGTTCGGACTTGAATACGTCGGTGAAGACGGACAGCGGCATCAACCCGTGATGGTGCACCGCGCGCTCTACGGTTCGGTCGAACGCTTCTTCGGCGTGCTGATCGAGCATTACGCCGGAGCCTTTCCGCTCTGGCTCTCGCCGGTGCAGGTGGCGATCGTGCCCATCGCCGAGCGTCATGCGGAGTACGCGAATAAGGTCGCTGCGGAGCTGCGCGGCGCCGGCATTCGCGTCGAGGTGGACGCGCGCAACGAGAAGATGAACGCCAAGATCCGCGAATTCGCGCTTCAGAAGATTCCGTTCATCCTCGTAGTCGGCGACAAGGAAGCCGAGAGCGGCCAGGTCAACGTCCGTGTGCGCGGGCAGGAGAAGGCGGAAGGCACCGTCAGCACCGTCGACTTCGTCGAACGGGTGAAGAGGTTGGATCAGAGCAAAAGTACGGGACTGATTTAA
- a CDS encoding amidase — protein sequence MSNRRDFLKTGVLGAAAVAAASKLELSASAQTSSKPFELEEITVAELRAGLDSGRFTSQQLVEMYSQRIAEIDKQGPSINAVIEMNPDAMEIAAKADQERKVGGGHGPMHGIPVLIKDNIATADKMSTSAGSLALKDAKSPKDAFVAAQLRKAGAIILGKTNLSEWANIRSSHSSSGWSGRGGQTHCPYALDRNPSGSSSGSGVAASANECAVAIGTETDGSIVSPSCSNGLVGIKPTVGLIGRTGIIPISHTQDTPGPMARTVADAAALLTVLAAVDPEDAAAKASAGKAQDYLRALNPNGLKGARLGVLRKYADVGINELKLFEDALKVLKGSGAEIIDPLEIKSMGSFDDKEFQVLLYELKADLPKYFEWFGPTSPLKTLADAIKFNDDHAAEEMPYFGQEVFLKAQDKGPLTSTEYVKALEACRKGSRDEGIDAAMNEQKLDAIICPTGTCAWPTDLVNGDGGYGSASSLAAVAGYPHITLPMGYVFGMPVGISFFGRAWSEAKLISLAYAYEQKTKFRRAPKFLPTAEVKV from the coding sequence ATGTCTAATCGTCGCGACTTCCTCAAAACTGGTGTCCTCGGCGCGGCTGCCGTCGCGGCTGCATCGAAGCTTGAACTCTCCGCCTCGGCGCAAACCTCGTCAAAGCCGTTCGAACTCGAAGAGATCACCGTTGCCGAGTTGCGGGCGGGGCTCGACTCCGGGCGGTTTACTTCGCAGCAGCTCGTCGAGATGTACTCGCAGCGCATCGCCGAGATCGACAAGCAGGGTCCGTCCATTAACGCCGTCATAGAGATGAACCCGGATGCGATGGAGATCGCGGCCAAAGCCGACCAGGAACGCAAGGTTGGCGGCGGCCACGGCCCAATGCACGGCATCCCCGTACTCATCAAGGACAACATCGCAACCGCCGACAAGATGTCGACCTCGGCCGGTTCGCTGGCGCTGAAAGATGCTAAGTCGCCAAAGGATGCGTTTGTCGCTGCCCAACTGCGCAAAGCCGGCGCGATCATCCTGGGCAAGACCAATCTCAGCGAGTGGGCAAACATTCGCTCTTCACACTCTTCCAGCGGCTGGAGTGGCCGAGGCGGTCAGACGCATTGTCCGTACGCGCTCGACCGCAATCCTTCGGGTTCGAGTTCCGGCTCCGGTGTGGCGGCCAGCGCGAACGAATGCGCGGTGGCGATCGGGACGGAAACGGACGGGTCAATCGTGTCGCCCTCGTGCTCGAACGGGCTGGTGGGGATCAAGCCGACGGTGGGACTAATCGGGCGCACCGGGATCATTCCGATCTCTCACACACAGGACACCCCCGGACCGATGGCACGTACGGTAGCGGACGCCGCTGCGCTGCTGACCGTGCTGGCCGCCGTCGATCCCGAAGATGCCGCCGCGAAAGCTTCGGCCGGCAAGGCGCAGGATTACCTCCGAGCGCTCAATCCCAACGGGTTGAAGGGCGCGCGGTTGGGCGTATTAAGGAAGTATGCAGACGTCGGTATCAATGAATTGAAGCTTTTCGAGGATGCTCTGAAGGTCCTGAAAGGCAGCGGCGCGGAAATCATTGATCCCCTCGAGATCAAGAGCATGGGGAGCTTCGACGACAAGGAGTTCCAGGTTCTGCTCTATGAATTGAAAGCCGACCTGCCGAAGTACTTTGAGTGGTTCGGCCCGACATCGCCGCTGAAGACGCTCGCGGACGCGATCAAGTTCAACGACGATCATGCAGCCGAGGAGATGCCGTACTTCGGGCAGGAAGTCTTCCTGAAAGCGCAGGACAAGGGACCTCTGACCTCAACCGAATATGTGAAGGCATTAGAGGCCTGTCGAAAGGGATCGCGCGACGAAGGCATCGACGCCGCGATGAACGAGCAGAAGTTGGACGCGATCATCTGTCCGACCGGGACCTGCGCCTGGCCGACGGACCTGGTAAACGGTGACGGCGGTTATGGGAGCGCGTCATCACTGGCAGCGGTAGCCGGCTATCCGCACATCACGCTGCCGATGGGCTACGTCTTCGGAATGCCGGTAGGGATTTCGTTCTTCGGACGGGCGTGGAGCGAAGCGAAACTGATCAGCCTGGCGTACGCATACGAACAGAAGACGAAGTTCCGGAGAGCGCCGAAGTTCCTGCCGACGGCGGAGGTAAAAGTATAG
- the tilS gene encoding tRNA lysidine(34) synthetase TilS: protein MLQKLLSYIRERHLVRAGERIGIAVSGGADSVALLRAMLGLREDLGIVVSAVHFNHKIRGREGDADSEFVGELAKQHGLEFHQGCDDVPAFAKKHHLSTEAAARRLRYEMFHKLLAGQSVDKIATAHTRDDQAETVLLRVLRGAGTRGLAGIHPMLKLERGAIIRPMLRVTRAEVEDYLRSLGQPWREDATNTDVAYTRNRVRHELLPLLEHDYNPSVREVLAAAAEVARDEDAFWKALIEPLAETAIASDDEGATVRLDSSATQSLAVRRRLLRLAAERSGLRLDFHHAEQVLGLLEKSKGARVELPRGWRARRIGPKAIQLSQKGENSPTFRAENRAKNRAPRNGNDSPGYEYPISIPGEVEIAQVRTVVRLSIVDKIDSAESYNPASLLDASRLTAPLVLRNWRAGDRMRPLHRGSEEKLKRLFQEKKIPAEQRSLWPVLTSADRVVWAKELGVVTEFAATCDAAAVRIEVEERTHSGQEKA, encoded by the coding sequence GTGCTTCAGAAGCTCCTAAGCTACATTCGCGAGCGGCATTTGGTTCGCGCTGGCGAACGGATCGGCATTGCCGTTTCCGGTGGTGCCGACTCGGTAGCGCTCTTGCGCGCCATGCTGGGGCTACGCGAGGACTTGGGGATCGTTGTCTCGGCTGTTCATTTCAATCACAAGATTCGTGGCCGCGAAGGCGATGCGGACTCCGAATTCGTAGGTGAATTGGCGAAGCAGCACGGGCTGGAATTTCATCAAGGCTGTGATGATGTACCTGCGTTCGCAAAGAAGCATCATCTGAGTACGGAAGCCGCAGCAAGACGATTGCGCTATGAGATGTTTCACAAGCTGCTTGCCGGGCAGAGCGTCGATAAGATCGCCACAGCGCACACCCGGGACGACCAGGCGGAGACGGTGTTGCTGCGTGTTCTTCGTGGTGCGGGAACGAGGGGCCTGGCTGGAATTCACCCGATGCTAAAGCTCGAGCGGGGTGCGATCATTCGCCCGATGCTGAGGGTCACTCGAGCCGAAGTTGAGGACTACCTAAGATCTCTAGGTCAGCCATGGCGAGAGGACGCGACTAATACTGATGTTGCGTATACCCGAAATCGCGTCCGGCATGAGTTGCTGCCGCTGCTCGAACACGACTACAACCCAAGCGTCCGGGAGGTTCTGGCGGCGGCCGCCGAGGTAGCACGTGATGAGGACGCGTTTTGGAAGGCGCTGATAGAGCCGCTGGCCGAGACGGCAATCGCATCTGACGACGAAGGCGCGACGGTTCGCTTGGACAGCTCAGCGACTCAGTCGCTTGCGGTTCGCCGCCGACTGCTCCGCCTGGCCGCCGAACGAAGCGGCCTGCGACTGGATTTTCACCACGCGGAGCAGGTGCTTGGACTGCTTGAGAAATCAAAGGGAGCGAGGGTGGAACTCCCGCGAGGGTGGCGGGCCCGGCGGATTGGGCCGAAGGCAATTCAGCTCAGCCAGAAGGGAGAAAACAGCCCCACGTTTCGCGCTGAAAACCGCGCCAAGAATCGGGCTCCTCGGAACGGGAATGACTCACCTGGCTACGAATACCCAATCAGCATCCCCGGCGAGGTTGAGATCGCGCAGGTTAGGACTGTGGTTCGCCTAAGTATCGTGGATAAGATCGATAGCGCAGAGAGTTATAATCCGGCATCTCTGCTGGATGCTTCGCGGCTCACGGCTCCGCTGGTGTTGCGGAATTGGCGGGCGGGCGACAGAATGCGCCCCCTGCATCGCGGCTCGGAAGAGAAGCTGAAGCGCCTCTTCCAGGAAAAGAAGATTCCGGCGGAACAACGCTCCTTATGGCCGGTTCTTACGAGCGCTGACCGGGTGGTTTGGGCCAAGGAGCTTGGGGTTGTCACAGAGTTCGCTGCTACATGTGACGCAGCCGCAGTGCGAATTGAAGTTGAAGAACGAACTCACTCAGGCCAAGAGAAGGCTTGA
- a CDS encoding phosphoribosyltransferase family protein — protein MALPTNPKVVITPEQISKRIAAMGRQITDDYKGKTLHIVTVLENGFVFAADLVRALDVPMVCHFVRPFTREVSQGNVATTEIFYRPELEVGGQDVLLVDGLMESGVTSEFLVRNLIGRGAVSVKVAVLLDRQSQRRVGIQPDYFGFLVNEDYVYGYGLGGPDLGRNMPYIAIGQQNA, from the coding sequence ATGGCCCTACCCACCAACCCGAAGGTTGTGATCACTCCGGAGCAGATATCCAAGCGGATCGCTGCCATGGGGCGGCAGATCACCGACGACTACAAAGGCAAGACGCTGCACATTGTCACAGTGCTCGAGAACGGGTTTGTCTTTGCGGCCGACCTTGTACGCGCGCTCGACGTGCCGATGGTCTGCCACTTCGTGCGCCCGTTCACCCGCGAAGTCTCGCAGGGCAATGTTGCCACTACCGAAATCTTCTACCGCCCTGAGTTGGAGGTAGGCGGCCAGGATGTTTTGCTGGTGGATGGACTGATGGAATCCGGGGTGACTTCGGAATTCCTCGTGCGGAACCTGATCGGGCGAGGCGCCGTTTCGGTGAAGGTGGCGGTGCTACTCGATCGGCAGTCGCAGCGCCGGGTCGGCATCCAACCTGATTACTTCGGTTTCCTGGTGAACGAAGACTACGTCTACGGATATGGATTGGGTGGGCCGGATTTGGGTCGCAATATGCCCTATATTGCCATTGGCCAGCAAAACGCGTAA
- the ftsH gene encoding ATP-dependent zinc metalloprotease FtsH: MNSTAKQVVFWLVILLFGVLLWQVVHMSANGMKDQEINFSDFMNKVNQGAIADVTIDGQQVHGHYKDGKTQFHTTVPVTYPDMNKALLDKGVNVNVRDTSGAGWPTWLLQFAPLILIAAVWFFMLRQMQTGGNKALSFGKSRARLLSMQQKKVTFKDVAGVDEAKEELKEIIEFLREAQKFQKLGGRIPKGVLLVGPPGTGKTLLARAVAGEANVPFFSISGSDFVEMFVGVGASRVRDLFEQGKKNAPCIIFIDEIDAVGRHRGAGLGGGHDEREQTLNQLLVEMDGFESNEGVILIAATNRPDVLDPALLRPGRFDRRVVVSLPDIGGREEILRVHTRKIPLADDVNLSILARGTPGFSGADLANMVNEAALNAARHNRKTVLMYDFELAKDKVLMGAERRSMILTDEEKRVTAFHEAGHALVAAMSPNADPLHKVTIIPRGMALGVTMQLPETDKHNYTLDYLETQISVLMGGRLAEEMFLNQMSTGAGNDIERASDLARKMVCEWGMSQLGPLTFGKKEEQIFLGREIAQHRDFSEETAIKIDEEVLRFVNEAYARSKSILETHRDALERIALALLEREVLDAAEIQLLIQGKPLPERVSPSSPDDHGNVQHVLKPEPGRQPGLAPGERPSPA, translated from the coding sequence GTGAATTCAACCGCTAAACAGGTCGTGTTCTGGCTGGTCATTCTGCTGTTCGGTGTACTGCTGTGGCAGGTAGTCCACATGAGCGCCAATGGTATGAAGGATCAGGAGATCAATTTCTCCGACTTCATGAACAAAGTGAATCAGGGCGCCATTGCGGATGTGACCATCGATGGGCAGCAGGTCCACGGTCACTACAAGGACGGCAAGACCCAGTTCCACACGACCGTTCCGGTAACCTATCCGGACATGAATAAAGCCCTTCTCGACAAGGGCGTGAACGTTAACGTGCGCGACACCAGCGGGGCCGGATGGCCTACCTGGCTGCTTCAATTCGCACCGCTCATCCTGATAGCCGCAGTGTGGTTCTTCATGCTCCGCCAGATGCAGACTGGCGGCAACAAGGCACTTTCGTTTGGAAAGAGCCGAGCGCGCTTGCTCTCCATGCAGCAGAAGAAGGTCACTTTCAAGGATGTGGCCGGCGTGGACGAGGCGAAGGAAGAGCTGAAAGAGATTATTGAGTTTCTGCGCGAGGCGCAGAAATTCCAGAAGCTCGGCGGACGCATCCCCAAAGGCGTGCTGCTGGTCGGGCCTCCGGGAACCGGCAAGACCTTGCTGGCGCGAGCTGTTGCCGGCGAGGCCAACGTTCCTTTCTTCAGTATTTCGGGTTCGGACTTCGTCGAGATGTTTGTCGGCGTCGGCGCGAGCCGCGTCCGCGATCTGTTCGAGCAGGGAAAGAAAAATGCCCCCTGCATCATCTTCATCGATGAAATCGACGCCGTCGGACGTCATCGTGGCGCTGGCCTCGGCGGGGGACACGACGAGCGCGAGCAGACCTTGAACCAGTTGCTGGTCGAGATGGACGGCTTCGAGTCCAACGAAGGTGTCATCCTGATCGCCGCAACGAACCGTCCGGACGTTCTCGATCCGGCGCTGCTCCGTCCCGGCCGATTCGACCGCCGCGTGGTGGTTTCGCTGCCGGATATTGGCGGCCGCGAAGAAATTCTCCGGGTCCACACCCGCAAGATTCCTCTCGCGGACGACGTCAACCTCTCAATTCTCGCTCGTGGGACACCGGGTTTCAGCGGCGCTGATTTGGCCAACATGGTCAACGAGGCTGCCCTGAACGCCGCCCGTCACAACCGCAAGACGGTTCTGATGTACGACTTCGAGTTGGCGAAGGACAAGGTTCTGATGGGTGCCGAGCGCCGCTCGATGATCCTGACCGACGAAGAGAAGAGGGTCACGGCATTCCACGAAGCCGGTCACGCTCTAGTCGCGGCGATGAGCCCGAACGCGGATCCGCTGCACAAGGTCACAATTATTCCTCGCGGCATGGCGCTGGGCGTCACCATGCAACTGCCGGAGACCGATAAGCACAACTACACGCTCGACTACCTCGAAACGCAGATTTCGGTGCTGATGGGCGGTCGACTAGCCGAGGAGATGTTCCTCAATCAGATGTCGACCGGCGCTGGCAACGACATCGAGCGCGCCAGCGATTTGGCCCGCAAGATGGTTTGCGAGTGGGGTATGAGCCAGTTGGGTCCGCTGACCTTCGGAAAGAAGGAAGAGCAGATATTCCTTGGCCGCGAGATCGCTCAACATCGCGACTTCAGCGAGGAGACCGCGATCAAGATCGACGAGGAAGTCCTGCGGTTTGTGAATGAAGCCTACGCGCGGTCGAAGAGCATCCTCGAGACGCACAGGGATGCGCTGGAGCGGATCGCCCTGGCGTTGCTCGAACGCGAAGTTCTGGACGCCGCTGAGATCCAGTTGCTGATCCAGGGCAAGCCGCTTCCGGAACGCGTGTCGCCATCGTCGCCCGACGACCACGGGAACGTGCAGCACGTGCTCAAGCCGGAACCGGGACGCCAGCCTGGACTGGCTCCGGGCGAGCGGCCATCACCGGCGTAA